GGTCGCGatgatccatttgaatttggtaGACGTAATTTAACTTCAGAGTCAGAAGTTTGGAATCATAACGCTTGGGATAATGTTGAATGGGGCCAAGATCAAATCGAAGAGGCTGAAGAAAAGATACGTGCTCAATATGAAAATCCAGTTCCAGAATTTGACAAACAGCTCTACAATTCGAACCCTGCTCGTTATTGGGATATATTTtataaaaataatagagaaaattttttcaaggATAGAAAATGGTTACAAATTGAATTTCCTAGTCTTTATGCCGCTACAAAGCCTGATGCAGGGCCTGTGAGTATTTTCGAAATTGGATGTGGTGCCGGTAATACCTTTTTCCCCATTTTAAATGAGAATGAGAATGAAAATTTACGTATTGTAGCCGCTGATTTTGCACCCAGAGCAGTAGAATTGGTCAAGACTTCAGAAAACTTCAATCCTAAGTATGGTCATGCCTGTGTTTGGGATTTGGCGAATCCAGAAGGTGAACTACCCGACGGCGTCGAACCTAATTCTATCGACATAGCTGTGATGATTTTTGTATTCAGTGCGTTGGCTCCAGAACAATGGGACAGGGCATTGGATAATTTGCGTAAAGTTTTAAAACCAGGTGGTAAAATTCTCTTCAGGGATTATGGCCGTTATGATTTGGCTCAAGTTAGATTCAAGAAAAATAGATTACTAGATGATAACTTTTACATCAGAGGTGATGGTACAAGGGTATACTTCTTcacagaagaagaactcAGACAACTCTTCACCAAGCATTTCCATGAAGTCAAAATTGGCACCGATAGGAGGCTGTTGGTCAACAGGAAAAGGCAATTGAAGATGTATCGCTGTTGGCTGCAAGCCGTTTTTGAAGTCCCTCAAAACAACTAGATATTTATAGTCTGtcatttttcatcatctttacaATTAATCGCCACACATACATATCACTATACCATATTCTTGTTGCATCTCTTTTACCTATCAATCAAATCACCAGCTAATGCTATTAGTGCGTTAGGCTTCCCCATATTCATCATTTGACACCAGACAGATACATACGTGCAGAAATCCATCGAAACTCATTAATCTTTGGTACAATTCAAATACGTTAGAATGTAGCGGCACTTCAATACCATTGGAAACCGCCTTCATTAAAACTTGGTTGTCCTGGAAGAATTCgggaaattgaattttaGCTAAGTCGGCCACAGTCTGTAGGGATCCATCATCTTTGCATTCGGTCGCTGAAAGTTGAATTCTCTTTATATCGGGTAGAGTTTGATGCAGTATTATTGGTATAAATTTTGGTCTCTTTGGTATTATCTTAGAGGATATACGGCCAAAATTAGTTCTATCTCTGTTCAAGATACTCCCCCAAAACTGCTGAGAGTCTTGCATTGATAATGACATAACTTGTTTAGCTGATCCATTTAATATATAACAACTTTGTTTCCACTGGTGCATCCAATAGCTTTTTATCTGATCAATTCCATTTATTAGTGGAATTACACCTGCTGGTGGATTAGATCCATATGCCAACTCAATTTTCCAGACATTAATTGAATTCTCAGTATCTCTACTAACTCTACCAGGCGGATTCAACGCTAACATAGAATCGTATAAAACCCCCAAAGGATAGTTCCAAAACAGCGGCACGTCCTCAAATTCAAACCAATACGTACCGCCATCATTACCATTGGGATCAATTTTCAAACTGTTTCGTAGATGGCTCACGATGGCCGGTAGATATAGCACTAGATATGTATCTCTCGGTATTCTAACATTAACCAGCGATTCTTTGTGAGACACCTCATTTAACAGTAACGATTGCTTGACATTTATCTGCACATTAATGGCACCACTCCATACCAATTCCCTAATCTGATCCATATTCATTGTTGTCCCAGCCTTTTCCCTTGGTAGTGCGTTAACGCACATGGACTGACTaactgatgatgatgatggtaatgTGATTAAAATACAGAAAAATACTAGAATAATACTGAATCACTAGCTCATCGAAAGTCTATCGGTTCAGCAAGAGGAGTGAATGCAAGTAATCAAGCCTCAAAAGCGAGTGAGTAGTGAATGGTTGTGGCAGTTTCAGGATGGTGACCGTTTTATTGATGTATTCGACAGTCCCAGCGATACATGGTTAATCTTTGGAGTATTTTATTTAGACAAATTTGATAACGACCCTCATTCAAAACTTGAGAAGCTTCTAAATCAATtaaatgatgaaatctgCATCTGGAATCATAAATACCCCTGGTCTGAATTTAACGGTATTAGTTTACAATTGGACAAAACCGCCCAAGGTGTACCTTTCATATTGGGACAGATATGTGTTGAAGATAACGTGGTAGAAGAGGAAGCGATAGTTGTGGCCTTGCTTCAAAAGTTTACATCAAAATGTGGGATGCCACAAGTTTTCGTCAAAGTTTGTGATACTGATGGTGATTTCCTTCTGGCAGAGGCTAGTGACACTATTCCCGAAGATTACGAATATCCAGTGTCCATAAATCGATTATGGATTCATGAAGgtaaattcaaattgattCCCAAGGAATATTACGAGCATCGTGGGCTGAACCATGAGGAAGCATTGAAGTTTTTAAGAAACAATTACTACAAATTGATAGTAATCGATGGAATTCAGCGTAAGATTTCCCAAGGAATTACTAATAAATACCCAGAAGGTTTTTTAGATAATCTGGTGAAATTACCACTGGTATTCGAAGACAGTCAGGCTCTAAGCATTACAAATGCCAACCCTCGAATAATAAGCTTTGCACTGAAAAATCTCATAACTgaggaaattgaagttAACAAAGAAGTAAGTCAAGTTAACGACGGTCAACGGAAAGAATTCTTAGTTCCAAGAAGGTTTGTTGATCTGCTTTCGCTGTTTCTTGATTCCAAAGGTTTAAAGAAGAGCCCCGATCATATACCTCTGTATTGTGGGAGAGCGGTAGCAAGTGTAATCAATTCTCTGTTGCGAAGTTCTATCATCAATGTAAATTCCAATGCTGGATCTTTGCCAGGTAATAATACTGGTTACTTCGACTCAcataaatttcaaatggcATCATTAAATGAACCCTTTAAAATGGATTATAATAACGATAATGTTGAAAACATTGTAGAAAGACTTGGCGAATTCTTCAAGCAAGGTAACGATAGGAAGACTTCAAGTGACCATGAGCAGGAAGTTCAGCAggattctgatgatgatgatgagaaggcaagacaatttttcagagATGAGAATGTAGacattgatgaagacgatttttttgaattttttctgGCTGATGCCctaaaaatgaataaagACAATATTGAAGCATTACGATCTCAGGAGGAACAAAATGAATCTAGTACATCTTCTGAAAATCCAGGCTCATTAGACGGATATGAAGAGCTACTTGCTGATGGCGACGGCCTTGAAGGTCTTTCGCCATCAGCGTTGGGTGACTTACTAAAGGCATTGGCGATTGATGGCGCTACGGAAGGACCTTTACAGACTATACTTAGAAACGCTGCTGGACATCAAAACGATGAATTATAAGGCGACTGAATAGGTTTCAGAACTCCGGaattttcttatttttaaATTGTAATATAATACATGCTTATATGTTGCTTTCCCTAATTGTAGTAAATTAAACTATTCGTTACTCCATTCGTTATCGTTTTTCGTTTTTTCGTTTTTGGTTGTAACCATTATAATCGTCACAATTATGATTTTTATTGCAATTTCCCAACCCCTTCTGGGTTTTTCAGTCAGAATAGTTATCCTCCTGGTCTGCGATTCGTAGTGCTTCGTCGTCTTCTGTAACTAAAGATGGGGCACTCATCCCAGAGGAAATAATAGGGAATTTTGGGGAACAGCTACGAGCTTCACCGGCACTTATTTGACCCGCTAATGAAGAGTTGGAATTTTCAAACGGATGATAATGCGTTAATGATCTTGATATGGAACCAACTCTTTTGGGAACAGAATGCTCATCACTCTGGTTGAGAAAATCATTGTCTTCTTCCATGACTAAACTCTGATGTGGCGATAAAATGATACTATTGGAAGTGTGCTTTTCCTCTTGAGAATTTAATGAACCTTCTTCCTGAATAATAGACTGGGGTTGAGAGGCCTTAGTAAACCCTCGGTTATGGTTTTTCCTCCCAATAGATCCACGTCGTGAGCCACTGCGGTTTCGTCTGGGAAACCAGGTATGTTGGGCACCAAACCTAGGGAGCACTGAGTCAGTAACCGCTGTTCCCTTTGTCTTCCGTATATCCATTATTGTGGGTGGAGAAGCTGTCGTAATGTCGTAAAATGAGTCTGTTCTAGAACTTCTTTCACTTGCGCTTGAAGCGCTTGACATAATGCTCAAATCTCTTCTATCAAGAGTCTGTTTGTAAATGCTACGACCCTTAAGATCTGAACTTACTTCTCCGGTACTCGCATGTGGGAAATTTGGCCTGGGGAAATCCGAAACTCGTAGTGATGAAGCATTCCCATCTGTCGAATACTCAGAGTTAAATGTATCGTTAGAGAATTCCGATATACCTGATACCGGTCTTGGGCGTAAGAAATTGGGTGATTTATGCCCATCATGCGATGACAACTGGATGTTTTGATTGAACACTGTTTCCACGTCATAATTACCTGCCGATGTTTGACCAGAAATGTCACTAGAAGTCCGTgattttaatcttttcaacagTCTTTGATCGGAATGAACTTTCGATTCGATAACAGCGTCATCTGCTGAAACATCATTTAATTGTGAAGCCGCAGTATCCTGATCCTTGGCGGTAGATTGATTTGAACTCTTCGTGGCAGACTTGAGTGATTCTGAACGATTGGTTCTCTTTTTGTCTTGATAACCAGTGTGATCGATAGCATTTGTAGAACCAGTAGGAGACGTACTATGGCTTTTACGATAATTGCTATTTCGTTGAGATCCATTATGACTTCCCGCTCCATTATTACCGTTCATACACTTGTTATTGGCActactgttattattgttattagACTGTTGctttttggatttgaagaattttgtaACCTTACTGAGAATGTTATTTTTCTTACTTCCAGATGGATGACCACCACTACTACCGGAGCCCTTGATGGATGATACAGAGGCAGTACTATCATTTGTTGATAAccattgttgttgtggtggtggtgaagacTGTTTCGATATAACCGAACGAGATGGGTCTATCgattttttattcttgaGCTCTACCAGTGATTGGTTCTGtgtttgttgttgtaatgGCTGCGGTTGTTGCTGGGATCGCCTCTCTACATATGACGGCAGTACATCATTTGCATCACTATTTTTACTGAGCATTCTTCTCAAAGACGAAACATTTTTAAGGTCAGCCGCCGAACTAGAATTTTGCCTCCTTATAGGTATTCGTGATTCAGGTGTTTCCTGAATTGATGGTTGTGAATCAAAAACTTTTTTCACTGATAGAACTGATCTACTTCTCCTTGGATAATCTACTCTTTCACAAGCTCTTTCGTGTTCTAATAGTAATAACCAAAGTCCCGATAAAGAATCacattttttcttttgaattgaCGCTTTGATCGATTGGGCATCAAACCCCGATTgtttcaatcttttcaaaagtttcctTTCCAATCTCGAACGGAATTGGGTCATACCTAACCGCTGTCGtttaatgattttttcagttCTGCTTAACATAATTTGTCCATAAGGTTGTAGGAAAGGATGTGATAGGATTTGTTCCATTGTAGGCCTTTCTGATGGGCACTTGGCCAATAACCTCTTAATTAAATCCTTAGCTTCATGGCTCACAAAATTATCGTTAAAGTTTGGAAAATCGTTgacaattttccatttaGTTTTagtttcatcatcttcgtcaaaGGGCATAGTTCCGTTAATCATAGTATAAAGGATGACTCCTAGGGACCAAATATCGATTTTAAACCCATCATATGCCTGTCTCTGGATTAATTCAGGAGCCATATAAACAGTCGTACCACAGATGGTTTCTAAGGAGGATTTAGACACGCATTCCCTTGTAAATCCAAAATCTGTTAACTTGGCGTTCCCATTCTTGTCTAACAAGATATTTTCCAGTTTTAAGTCTCTGTGAACGCAGTTCAACGAGTGTGCATAGTGTACAGCACTCACTATTTGCGCAAATAACTTTGCACATTCATCTAGTGGGATTCTATGCAGCATCAGTAAATGCTCGTACAATTCCCTACCAGGACAGTACTCCAGAGCCATCCAGACTTTAGTTTCTGTAACAATTACTTCATATAACTTTGTAATATAGGGAAAATCGAATTGTCTGTGGTAAAATACTTCTCTTACTAAATTAGGGTCACTCTTATCGCTCGTCTTTAACACAACTTTTCTATGAGTAGGCTTATGTGATGCCAAATATACCTTACCAAAGCTTCCCTCACCTATTTGCTTAAGTATCTTGTAATTCCCAACCTCTGACAACTCATCAGAGGTAAACTGGCTATATAGCCGATTGTAGGAATTACCAATGATAGATTTTATCTGGTTTTGTTCAGCCTTTGTAGGCGACATTTTTTATCCATCTAACAAGAACTCACACTCTCAATCCTATAAAACTTTTAAACCCCTACCCGTTAAACTATCAATTGGTGAACAGTAACCAAAGCGTTTCTCCCAACTACAActcaaagaaaaaaaaaaaaaaaaggcaCTAATCTTTCCGTACACCTATAAGTAAATCCCTTAGTTCAAAACAAACAGTTTCAATTGTTTTTTAAACCCTATGAAGTGCCTTAAAACCCGCTAAAGATCCATTTATTGCTTGAATATGTAGGTGAAGCATCTACTTGCATGTTCCTTCAATGCTACATGTAATTGCCAAATATTTCACTAATAATCTTCGTATAGCGTGATTGTAAATAACAATAAGTCCGAATCTTATCTCGTATTAGAAGAATAAGTTGGCACATTTTAAGCAACTACATTGGCTCTTATAAGCGGTTTGAACTGATTTAATTGTATATTCCGTTTTGGAAAGAGCACATGAAATTATCCATGCCGCTCAAGATGGCAGTTAGAGGTTATCAGGAGGCTGTCACTGCGTTAAACTCCCTGCAATCAAACTATGCCAATATAATGGCGATTCGGGAATCTGGAGACCGTAAAAACCAGATGAATATTTGGGAGATGCAAGAATGGTCGAGGAGGATCGGTTACAATGTTTCAGAATTTGACAAGTTAAATGTCGTACATATTACCGGTACAAAGGGTAAAGGATCCACAGCTGCATTTGTAGCGTCTATCCTTGGTAAGTACAAGGTACCTAAAGTTGGACTATACACTTCACCACATTTGAAATCTGTTACTGAAAGGATAAGAATCAACGGAAACCCTATTTCAGAGGATaaatttgccaaatatttctttgaagTTTGGgacaaattggaaaacacAGAATCGGAATTGAGTAAATTCCCACATATGATTCCAGGGAGTAAACCAGggtatttcaaatatttgaccCTGTTGTCGTTCCATGTTTTCATGCGGGAAGGCTGTGATTGTTGTGTTTATGAAGTTGGTGTTGGGGGTGAATTCGATAGTACAAATATCGTGGAAAGACCATTAGCTTGTGGTGTTACACAATTGGGTATTGATCACACATTTATGCTGGGTAATACTATTGAGGAAATTGCTTGGAATAAAGGTGGGATCTTCAAGAAACAAGCGCCAGCTTTCACTGTTAAGGAGCAACCTCCAAAAGGTTTGAAGATGTTAGAACAAAGGGCTAATGAACGCGGTACTcaattagaagaagttCCTATTTACCAAGGTTTAAGAGGTAGAAAATTAGGGATCGCTGGTGATTTCCAAATCGCTAATGCTTCGTTAGCAGTAGCACTATCATCACAGGCATTAGCTTCTATGTATTTCTTACCATCTCCGATCCCTAACACTGAAGATGCCAGTATCCCAGCAAGATTTTTAGAAGGCTTGGAACTTACACGTTGGGATGGTCGTTGCCAAACCTTGGTCAAAGGTTCAGCTACTTGGTTTATAGATGGCGCTCATACAAAAGAGAGTATAGAAGCTGCTTCTGGTTGGTTTACTCAACAGGTTGTCCGTTcaaaaaataagaaaataTTACTGTTTAATCAACAGAGTCGTGATGCCAATAGTCTGTTGAGTAATCTGTATTCCAAGACACATCCGGATGTTCAATTCGATCAGGTTATTTTCACCACTAATGTCACTTGGACCTCTGGTTCTTACAGCTCTGACCTTGTATCCATGAATACTTCAAAAGAGCAAGTTGATAATCTAGAAGTTCAAAAGTCATTGGCGGAAAAATGGACTGCATTAGATGGTCAAAGAAGTAAAATCCATGTCACTTCTAGCATTGAGGCCGCTTACACATTAATTAGACAATTAGAAGAACCCGTAGATGTTTTCGTTACAGGATCTTTACATCTTGTAGGGGGGTTACTTGTGGTCTTCGATAACTTATAAAGAAACTCGCTTTTTATGTCcactttttctttcttttaatCTCTTTTAAAGATTATTTTATTCATTTTGTTATATTCATCTTACTTattctattattattatggATTTGTTAAAGACCTTGAGAATAGCTCACTTCACAGTGCGATGCAAGGACGATCTGTAATATCCTTTCCGTACCATATGGCccaattgttgaaataAGCCTTGTGCAGATCcgaatttggattttcGTATTCTTTCATAGCCTTCATGGCACTTTCCatgttaaagaaattaatcGAAATACACAACTTCCTTGAAACCACCGGTGttatttccaaaatttctcCAAATGTTCCAAAATCCTGTTTAATTTCTGAAAGGTTCAATGGTTCTAATGGGGATTCTTTGTAAGCTTCACTGTATTTGGTTCTTTTGGTACAATTGATATACTTCTTCATAATGAGGCTCCGACAAAAATCCTGATCATCGCTTGAAGATTGTTGATCATCCCATTCATTGCCTTTCTTGGTTTTATGTTCAGAGCTTTTTCCCCATTCTGGTGTCAAATGCTGACCATTTATTTTAAACATGTTGGTTCTACCATATTTCATAAAGGAATAGGCGGCTTCATGGGTGAGAAAATCCAAttcgatttttttcaagGCTTGTTCATCATCGGTGTGAACTATTATGTTTTCAAGTGGTCCAGCATGTATCTGGGCCAGTATGCTTGCAATTCCTGTTCTCTTAGGTATATTACCCAATACAATTGCCTTAGGACGAACGTTATTCTCCAATagttcatcttcacttgAGCTCGTGACGTAGATATTCTCACCATCTACTGCAGCGTATGCATTATCTTCCTGAAACAAATCTGGAATCCTTTGGGGAACACCAAATACATCCAATTCATAGTCTACCATCTCTCCATTTACGTTAAGTCTATGGGTCTTGGTGCTGGGTTCTTGATCCATGTTCATTCCAAGcttatttttatttgtaGTACTTTTAAATTGCAATTGGTGAGGTACAGCGTTCATTTGAGCGTAGCAATTATCGCTGGACTGTTCATTAGGTAGATTCGATTGTCTGGCGGTTTTAAATCTAGTGCTCTTTTCTGAACCCAACAAATGATTTCTAGCAAACCTTCTAAATCCAAAGAGTTCATGATTACCATTATCCTCCATCGTACtagatgaaaaaaatgatgatatcGATGACACTCTGGATCTTCCTTGGTTCAATTGcaaattttccacatttCTCTTTCCATCCAAATATACGTAGGCGGGAATACTGTTGTTCCTAGAAGCAGTCATGATGTTAGTTAAGCAAATACGtttaaaattattattatatttctttgttattttttgttattttatCCCTGTTGATCGTTAGCAAAATGTGTAACTGGTTAGCAATTCAGGGCCCTTCTCAAGTTGGACTTTTATTATAATAActtgataattttgatCTTGTTAAActttctaattttttttcaaaacttcaGGAATGAAATTTAAGAAATTCCCATGATGTTCAGATTTTATAAAGAGAATTTGATTTTCTGGGGcctttctttaatttctttatctttgatttttgtGTATTACTGTTTAAAATAGCGTCACTGTCGTTGCTGGGCGACAGTGTGACGCGCGAAGGTAAGATAATTATAATAAACAATTATTATACAGAACACAGCTATTGTTAACAGATAAAACAGTTAAACTTTTACATCGCACATGTCACCACGACGGGAAGATTCGactttcatcaattcaCGCAAAACCATAGTTGCGTATGCAGAAACGCCTAATTGGAATTTGAGAACGACAGCGGTATGCTCACCACCTTTATCAGGTGTAAATCTATCTAATTTCTCCTTCATGTATTTTTGGCAGTTGTCCTTTGCTCTTTGGTTATGCAGAATTTCTAGATCGGTGTTGATTAGCTGTTGAGTTGGACTTGAGTAATGTATAATTCTGTAATCCAAGGCAGCTGGTTTTTGTATGACATTTCTATAAGATCCCGCTAGTGAGAAATCACGAACTTTACGTCTCATGTCAAATGGATCCATTGCATCCTTTTTCATAATTTCAACGTAAAGATCAGATAATTTCTGATTTGGTGGGTACACAATATCAAACCCAGGTGTAGGTAAGACAACATCTTCgatcttgaatttttgagattcaatttcatccttgGTGATAGGTCTTGCGCGCACAAACTGGGCTGTACGAACGTCTTCGTCAAACTCATCCTCCTCCAAAGAATCTGCAGCCTTgctttcatcattttcactAATGACAAGGTCACCTTCCATCACGTTCAAACCATacatttcaattcttttacTGGCAATTGTATTCCAAACAAAACTTTGATAAGCGTGTACATACATCGTTCTCagatttcttggaattttcaTGATTGCTGTGTAATAAGCATTAGCAGAGTACTGgccatcttcttcctttttctgTGTGGACAGGTAGCTTAGAATGGCATTCTCGGCAACACACTGACGAGGCATCTTCTTCATGGCAGAGTTTGCATCCTTAGACTCTGACCAGATTTTTCTAGCCTCCTTTGAAGTTGGCAAAACACTGTCTTGATCGGAAAGAATCAACTCTGCAGCACCTTGCCAGTTGTTTAataacaattctttaccaacGACGTGGGTGGAAATACTAAAGGTTCCAAATCTTTGCATACCAAAATAGTTTACGAACCCTCTCTCCGCTAATGATTGGCAACCATCTTTTAAAACTTGGTCTAATGACTTGTCAGCACCTTCGTGCAATTTAGCATCTCTAATAACAACGACAAATTCATTACCTTTCAAATCACCAAGACTTAAACTACGATCTTCAAACTTATATCCACCTAAAACCATACCCTTCAAAGTTCTATTGAGTGCATTTAATCTGTCTAAGCCAATACGAGATACAGAGAGTCTTTGACAAGTAACAGCTCTACGATCTTTAGTCCCGGAAGATCTCATAGCACGAGCAGGTAATCTTAAGTACTTGGCAATAATATTAATGGCATCCATTGTGTCcttattttctttgtaaagaGTGAGGTGGATAAAATCTTTAGCAGGACCATATCCCCAATTCTCCACACCATTGGCATCCTTTGTTTGCTCAATAAAAGTCTTTTTGTCAACTCTTGTCTTTCTATTACTTCTGGCAATCTTGAAAGTGTTATCTTCCGTGGTCACggattccaattcattattAAATGCCTCTCTTAGCAGCTGATGGACCTTAGTTCTGTCGAatttatcttcaaatgatCTTTCAGTTTCCATCTTTTGAGCATGCTTGAACACATCCATGATTTTTTCTACATCTGATTCTCCCAATGCTTCTACTAACTTCTGTTTCAATTCACCATccaattcaaattcttgtcTCCTTTTAGACTCCTCTTCTTGCTGagttttcaattcttctgcaCTTGGTTGCGGTTTCTGGGGTCTCTTAAATCCTCtatctttcaaatagaCAACGTTGCCTTCCAGGTCAATCTCATTGACCATAAAATCACTATACCTCTGCTTGATTTGCCCTTTAAATCCTGGATTTTCAGGAGTCAAGAAGTGAGTTATACCAACATCGCTTTCAGAGACACCGTTACCAGATGCACTTGCACCTGCAACCGATTCAGTCTGGGGTTTTTTCACATCGTTTCCGATTTCTGCAGACTCCTCTGGAAGCCTCTTGGGGGCATTGGTGGTCTCGGACATGATATTCTTCAGTTCTCAATGACCGATAGTTAGAGcttatctcatctcatctcatcttgaGATGACTTTTAAAcgctgaaaaatttcaaatcataCGTAACGGGTATTGAGCACAAGAACTCATCGACCCACATAGTACAAAAGATCAGGCATTATGGATGATGTAGACACTTTAGAAAGCATTAATGGCTTTTACAGCAGAGTTCGCTGGAATAACCAGTTTAAACAGTTAACTATAGTGCCCAAACACTTGCAAACAGTGTTTGATGGGCGGAAGACCGTTCTGGAGAAGTATCAGGACATTGCAGGTAGGTCAaatggtattgatgaatcTAAATCGTTGGTCAAATCTGAAAATGATCATCAAAATATGCTTTCGCAAGTTTTCGGTCAAGATTCCGCCAGTCATTCAGTTTTACAAAGGCAGGAACAGCTGTTATCACAGAGACCTGCATGGCATGCACCATGGAAATTGATCAGAGTGATCAATGGCCACGTTGGTTGGGTTAGATGTTTAAAGGTGGACCCAGTGGATAACGAATGGTTTGCAACTGGCAGTAATGATACTACTGTAAAAATATGGGATTTGGCAAGTGGAAAACTGAAGTTGACGTTGGCAGGCCACGTTATGACTGTGAGAGACGTTGCCATTTCACAGAGACATCCATATTTGTTTAGTGCCAGTGAAGATAAGATGGTTAAATGTTGggatttagaaaaaaatcaaatcatTAGGGATTATCATGGCCACCTGTCGGGAGTTCATACCGTAGATATTCATCCAACACTGGATCTGATAGCCTCTGCAGGTAGAGATGGTGTTGTTAAGCTTTGGGATATAAGATCACGAACTGCGGTAATGACACTCATAGGCCACAAATCACCTATCACCAAAGTGCATTGCCTGCCGGTAAACCCACAAGTCGTCAGTTCCTCCACTGATGCCACTGTTCGTCTATGGGATGTAACAGCTGGGAAATCGTACAAGATTCTCACACATCACAAGAGGTCTGTAAGAGACTTCAGTTTGCATCCATCAGAATTTTCCATGGTATCAGCGTGCACAGACGATATTAGATCTTGGAAATTACCGGAGGGTGCTCTTCTAACGAATTTCGCATCAGAATCTACAGGAATCATCAATACACTGAGTGTCAACCAAGATGACGTCCTTTTCGCT
The genomic region above belongs to Zygosaccharomyces rouxii strain CBS732 chromosome F complete sequence and contains:
- the PRP46 gene encoding mRNA splicing protein PRP46 (similar to uniprot|Q12417 Saccharomyces cerevisiae YPL151C PRP46 Splicing factor that is found in the Cef1p subcomplex of the spliceosome) yields the protein MDDVDTLESINGFYSRVRWNNQFKQLTIVPKHLQTVFDGRKTVLEKYQDIAGRSNGIDESKSLVKSENDHQNMLSQVFGQDSASHSVLQRQEQLLSQRPAWHAPWKLIRVINGHVGWVRCLKVDPVDNEWFATGSNDTTVKIWDLASGKLKLTLAGHVMTVRDVAISQRHPYLFSASEDKMVKCWDLEKNQIIRDYHGHLSGVHTVDIHPTLDLIASAGRDGVVKLWDIRSRTAVMTLIGHKSPITKVHCLPVNPQVVSSSTDATVRLWDVTAGKSYKILTHHKRSVRDFSLHPSEFSMVSACTDDIRSWKLPEGALLTNFASESTGIINTLSVNQDDVLFAGGDDGMLSFYDYKSGHKYQTMATQEVPGSLESERAILTSAFDRTGLRLITGEADKSIKVWKQIPHSTPETHPGLPWAPSISAQRF